GCGCACTGGCCGCCGCGCTGTGCGAGGTGCAGGCGCGGCAGGCGGTGACGGTCGCCGCGTGGCTGCGCTATCCGACGGCGATGGACGCCGCGCTCGTCGGCATGGCGGGTCCGGGAGGCTCCGCCCGCCTCGACTGGGTCACCGGCGCGGACAGTGCCGACGACCGGGACGCCGAGGAGCATGCCTGGCGCAGCTGGGTGGACGAGGTCGTGGCCAGCTGGGCGGCCTGTCTGCTCACCGACCCGGACCTGGCCGAGCTGGCGGTGGGCGAGATAGCGGAGGGCGAGCACACGACGGGCACCCCGGCCGCGTTCCGCCGCCTGCTCGCCCCGGACGCGACGGACCGGCATGCCGCCGCTCTGCTCCGCCACCCCGACCTGCTCGCGTCGGTGGCCGGGCTGCACCGGGGTGAGCTGCTGGGCCGACTGGGGTCGGACGAGGCGCTCGCCGCCTGAAGCGCGGTCGGCAGGGTTGGAACGCGCCGGACGTCCTCGCCTCCCCCTCCGACCGACGCAGCCGCGTCGGTCGTGCGGGCCGTTCCGTGCCGAGGTCCTCTGACGAGAGCGAGGTCTCAGCTGCGTCCTGGTGAGGCCCTCCGGTGACGTCCGAGGCCGCTGTGTCCTGCCGGTGCCCGCTGAGGAGACCGAGGTCAGCCGTACCTTGCCGGTGCCGGCTGACGGGACCGAGGTCGGCTGTGTCCTGCCGGAACCCTCTGTGGACGTTCCGGGGGCCCTGGCTGTGCTTTGCCGCGGGCCTCTGTGGACGTTCCGAGGGCCCTGGCTGTGCTTTGCCGCGGGCCTCTGCGGACGTTCCGAGGGCCCCAGCTGTGCTTTGCCGCAGGCCTCTGACGACGCTCCGAGGGCCAGTTGTGTCCTGCCGGGACCCTCTGGTGACGCCGGAGGCCGGATGTGCCCTGGCGGTGCCCGCTGACGAGACCGAGGTCGGCTGTGTCCTGGTCGGAACCCTCTAGTGACGTTCAGAGGGCCCCGGCTGTCATGCCGGGGCCCTCTGATGGTGTCCGAGGGTCAGTCGCGCCCTGCCGGAGGCCTCCGGTGACGGCCGAGGCCGGCCGGGCCCCGCAAAACCCTGCCGGCCGTGTTCCGAAGCTCAGTCGCTCTTGCCCCGGCCCGACATGGCATCCCTCAGCCGGTCGACCAGGCCGGCTCCCGGAGCGAGCAGCTTGTTCGCCGGAGGGGTGTCCGGGGCCGACGGGTGCGGGCGGGTCGGTGCCATCTTCTTGGCGCGGCGCACCTTCTCGCCCAGCTCGTTCAGCTCCTTGTCCGAGCACGCGACACGCAGCTGCGGGAAGAGGGTCTGCTCCTCCTCGGCGATGTGGGAGCGGACCTCGCTCATCAACTCGCCCACGATCCGGTCGAAATCGGGATCGTCCGCCTCGCACCTCTCCAGGTCCTTCATGAGCTGCTCGGCCTTGGAGTGGTCCTCGATCTCCCGGTCCGCCATGGTGTTCCCGTTGACCAAGTGCTCCCGCACCGCCGGGTAGAGGTACTCCTCCTCCGCGACCGAGTGCCGGATCAGCTCCATGGTGGCCTGATCGGCGTACACCTTCCGGCTCTTCTCACCGGGCGCCAGCGCCTCGATCTTCCCGAACAGCTCCTCGACCTCGCGGTGATCGGTCACCAGCTCGTCGATGACGTTTCCTCCGTGTCCCATGTTCGTTCACCTCCGTCCCTCGAGTGCCCTCGGCCGCACTCCCTATGCCTGGTCAGAGGCTTGTCAGGACCTGTGGGGACACCTGTTTGATCAGCGTGTCGGTCCAGCGCGTCTGCCGCAGCGTCTGCGGATGACACGCCGACGCCAGCTCCAGCAGCCGTGCGTCCCGGGTCGCCTGGGCGGCCTGCGCGAGCATCTCCCAGTGCAGGGAGTTCTCCGTCGCGGCCAGGTGCAGGGCCCGCAGGTCGTGCAGGAGCAGCAGCCCCTCCGGTCCTTCGCCGGAACGGGGCTCGGGTGTGTCGTCGTCGAGGCGCAGCCCTTCGCCCGCGGCGTGCTCGGCCAGCCGGTCGGCATGTTCGCGGGACCAGTCGGCGAGGTCCGTGGCGACGTGGTGGACCTCGTGCTCCTCGGCGTGCCGCTCGGCCACGGCCAGCAGGTCCCGCGCCAGCTGCC
This portion of the Streptomyces canus genome encodes:
- a CDS encoding hemerythrin domain-containing protein → MGHGGNVIDELVTDHREVEELFGKIEALAPGEKSRKVYADQATMELIRHSVAEEEYLYPAVREHLVNGNTMADREIEDHSKAEQLMKDLERCEADDPDFDRIVGELMSEVRSHIAEEEQTLFPQLRVACSDKELNELGEKVRRAKKMAPTRPHPSAPDTPPANKLLAPGAGLVDRLRDAMSGRGKSD